In Rubidibacter lacunae KORDI 51-2, one genomic interval encodes:
- a CDS encoding Crp/Fnr family transcriptional regulator — translation MISGTEFPSFSANLATLSRLPFSRSDLLPAQPEILWRVEWGVVRTITWNDDGTVVTLGYWGKGDVVGQPLTRLQPYQIECLTSVEVTAIPSHRWHQVLDAIVAHSWQSEELLSIVRYERVYKRLERLLTWLARKFGRSVATGELIDLRLTHQGIAELIGTTRVTVTRLLKELEAQGKIVRQQRHYIILCDSEVLKHLRADDEGLTAS, via the coding sequence ATGATTTCTGGCACGGAGTTTCCGAGTTTCTCAGCAAACCTTGCTACCCTGTCACGGCTGCCCTTCAGCCGTAGCGATTTACTCCCCGCCCAACCAGAAATTTTATGGCGTGTTGAGTGGGGTGTCGTACGGACGATTACCTGGAACGACGACGGTACGGTTGTAACGCTTGGATACTGGGGCAAGGGTGATGTGGTCGGACAGCCCCTCACGCGCTTGCAGCCATACCAAATTGAGTGTCTGACTAGCGTTGAAGTCACTGCAATTCCATCGCATCGCTGGCATCAGGTCTTGGACGCGATCGTCGCTCACTCTTGGCAAAGCGAAGAACTTTTAAGCATTGTGCGCTACGAGCGCGTGTACAAGCGCTTAGAGCGTTTGCTGACCTGGTTGGCCCGCAAGTTCGGGCGATCGGTGGCTACCGGCGAGCTGATCGATCTGCGCTTGACGCACCAGGGCATTGCCGAGCTTATCGGGACGACGCGCGTGACCGTTACTCGATTGCTGAAAGAGTTGGAAGCACAAGGAAAAATTGTTCGCCAGCAACGCCACTACATCATCCTGTGCGATTCGGAAGTGCTCAAGCACTTGCGCGCGGATGATGAGGGTCTCACCGCAAGCTAG
- a CDS encoding DMT family transporter: MKNKVETFKLSGRVYLLLAISIFGAANAITRKLNELGAENLVDGRNPISFCNVLFVGNLCALALLGVLYRHQWRLDLFRRITWRNWLALSSVAFFGTALVPTLVFTALSITTVNNVVLIGQIDTPIILGLSVLLLRERVNGWVIGGAAVSFVGVVLTVLLQPATGDAMTVVGIDIGRGELLTLLAAVFQSVSSIISKVSLQQVPLSIFSGFRMFVGTIIFFVAAILLYEPSHFMDVSSPFLWRWMLVYAAVIVVGGQLFWFKGLKRSTAGEVSLAAAFNPIAGVLAAYTILGEIPTIGQYVGGSVILFGIALNQIGLSRLSKVALVQLSTDKQMDGAVGFKGI, from the coding sequence ATGAAAAACAAGGTTGAAACTTTTAAGCTTTCCGGTCGAGTTTATCTACTGCTCGCAATCTCAATTTTTGGAGCAGCGAATGCCATCACTCGCAAACTCAACGAACTCGGTGCGGAGAACCTTGTTGACGGACGCAACCCTATTTCTTTCTGTAACGTTCTTTTCGTCGGCAATTTGTGTGCTCTGGCTCTACTGGGAGTTCTTTATCGCCACCAATGGCGGTTGGACCTGTTCAGACGAATTACTTGGAGGAACTGGCTAGCACTATCGTCTGTTGCGTTTTTTGGGACAGCACTCGTTCCTACGCTCGTTTTTACGGCACTCTCAATTACTACAGTTAATAATGTTGTTCTTATCGGACAAATCGATACGCCCATTATTTTGGGCTTATCTGTACTTTTACTTCGCGAGCGAGTGAATGGTTGGGTCATTGGCGGGGCAGCAGTCTCCTTTGTGGGTGTTGTTTTAACCGTGCTGTTGCAGCCAGCCACCGGCGATGCAATGACCGTAGTAGGTATTGATATCGGACGCGGTGAGTTACTAACTCTCCTTGCCGCAGTATTTCAGTCCGTCTCCAGCATTATCAGCAAAGTCAGCCTGCAGCAAGTCCCGCTTAGTATCTTTAGCGGATTCCGAATGTTTGTCGGTACGATAATTTTCTTTGTGGCAGCTATCCTACTTTACGAACCCAGTCATTTTATGGACGTTTCTTCACCGTTTCTATGGCGTTGGATGCTAGTTTATGCAGCCGTAATTGTGGTAGGTGGTCAGCTGTTTTGGTTCAAGGGACTGAAGCGAAGTACCGCGGGTGAGGTTTCGCTAGCGGCGGCTTTCAATCCGATTGCTGGCGTACTGGCTGCCTACACGATTTTGGGAGAAATTCCTACGATAGGGCAGTATGTAGGAGGCAGTGTTATCTTGTTCGGAATCGCGTTAAACCAAATAGGCTTAAGCCGACTGAGTAAGGTTGCGCTCGTGCAACTGTCAACGGATAAGCAGATGGATGGAGCTGTAGGGTTCAAGGGAATTTAG
- a CDS encoding TAXI family TRAP transporter solute-binding subunit, translated as MRHARPIFLVIVLSVVAVGAFGLKIWHDRFQIHRLTLATASASGEYYAFGRALARVISNHHPDIEITVRETQGSLHNLELIEQGSAQLALVQSNSPSRPSTRAVAYLFPETAHVVVSAELGIQRFSDLRTKRIALPPAGSGSYRLFWSIAEHYKMDPETIEFVVKPSDETYAAFRAREVDAFFHVMALGNPRLAELLREQNARLLPIQQVAALQLKLPYLESTQIPMGTYDGASPIPPKDVAAVAVRSVLISSDDVNAGVVYRIVESLYQFRSELVAIYPRAATIVLPESGENLGLPIHPGAQAFYEQDKPHFLVEYAESLAFLLSVFVLIISSLWQFRLWLLGRQKNRADMYNLQLVELIDRIQNSNKSQELIELRQELFEILQKVMVDLDKDRISLESFQSFALPWETAISSLRHKESLLSKIGFSAPN; from the coding sequence ATGCGACATGCCAGGCCAATTTTCCTTGTCATTGTCTTGAGCGTTGTAGCTGTCGGTGCGTTTGGGCTCAAAATCTGGCACGATCGCTTCCAGATACATCGGTTAACTTTAGCTACTGCCAGTGCCTCGGGTGAATACTATGCCTTTGGTCGAGCCCTGGCCCGAGTAATTTCAAACCACCATCCCGATATCGAGATTACCGTAAGAGAAACTCAAGGTTCTTTGCACAACCTCGAGCTCATCGAACAAGGCTCTGCACAATTGGCACTCGTTCAGAGCAACTCTCCGAGCAGGCCCTCTACTCGTGCAGTTGCCTACCTATTTCCCGAGACGGCTCATGTGGTAGTTTCCGCAGAATTGGGGATCCAGCGTTTCTCCGACTTGCGGACCAAGCGTATTGCTTTACCGCCAGCGGGAAGCGGTTCTTATCGACTGTTTTGGTCGATCGCCGAGCATTACAAAATGGATCCAGAGACAATTGAGTTCGTCGTAAAACCGTCTGATGAAACCTATGCAGCATTTCGGGCAAGAGAAGTCGATGCTTTCTTTCATGTCATGGCACTTGGCAACCCAAGGCTTGCAGAGTTATTGCGCGAACAGAATGCCAGGCTCTTGCCAATCCAGCAAGTAGCGGCGCTGCAACTCAAGCTGCCTTATCTTGAATCTACCCAAATCCCGATGGGAACCTATGATGGGGCCTCGCCCATTCCGCCCAAGGATGTTGCTGCTGTGGCAGTGCGGTCCGTGTTAATTAGCAGCGACGATGTAAATGCTGGCGTAGTTTACCGCATCGTCGAAAGCCTTTATCAGTTTCGCTCCGAACTAGTAGCAATCTATCCAAGAGCAGCAACGATTGTTTTGCCAGAGTCTGGAGAGAACTTGGGGTTGCCCATACACCCCGGCGCGCAAGCATTTTACGAGCAGGACAAGCCACACTTTCTCGTGGAATATGCAGAGTCTTTGGCATTTCTATTATCCGTTTTCGTGTTAATCATCTCCAGTCTATGGCAGTTCCGTTTGTGGCTACTCGGACGACAGAAAAACCGTGCCGATATGTATAATCTTCAACTTGTTGAGCTGATCGATCGCATCCAAAATAGCAATAAATCCCAAGAGTTGATCGAACTCCGCCAGGAGCTATTTGAGATTCTCCAGAAAGTTATGGTGGATCTAGATAAAGACCGAATCTCACTCGAGTCTTTTCAGTCTTTTGCCCTACCTTGGGAAACAGCAATATCGAGTTTGCGTCATAAGGAGTCTCTATTATCGAAAATCGGTTTCTCTGCTCCCAACTAG